A window from Rhea pennata isolate bPtePen1 chromosome 1, bPtePen1.pri, whole genome shotgun sequence encodes these proteins:
- the LOC134137658 gene encoding cyclin-dependent kinase inhibitor 1-like produces MEVLLCTLTGEWQRDEKVERRPGKMTHTQRNLFGPIDHKQLQQDFQHMLRSSIEGAQQKWNFDFLHDVPAEGLLQWEELKGHQVPAFYHSCMVGDSWRPLQHLNWPLSREDKIHHFAQVTLTEKPKTSKKTRGKWRSPEGKKRRQTSLTDYYSTKKRVKRNKQATAKKSSS; encoded by the exons AT GGAAGTATTGCTGTGTACGCTCACTGGAGAATGGCAGAGGGATGAAAAGGTGGAGCGGAGGCCAGGGAAGATGACCCACACCCAGAGGAACCTCTTTGGCCCTATAGATCACAAGCAGCTACAGCAAGATTTCCAGCACATGTTGCGCAGCAGCATCGAGGGAGCCCAGCAGAAGTGGAACTTTGATTTCCTCCACGACGTACCAGCTGAGGGGCTCCTGCAATGGGAAGAGCTCAAGGGCCACCAGGTGCCTGCCTTCTACCACAGCTGCATGGTAGGGGACTCTTGGAGACCCCTGCAGCACTTGAACTGGCCCCTTAGCAGGGAGGACAAGATTCACCACTTTGCCCAGGTGACACTGACTGAGAAACCTAAAACTTCCAAGAAAACAAGGGGCAAGTGGAGGAGCCCAGAAGGGAAAAAACGAAGACAGACGTCTCTGACAG ATTACTACTCAACCAAGAAGCGagtcaaaagaaataaacaagCTACTGCAAAGAAATCAAGTTCTTGA